One Corynebacterium appendicis CIP 107643 DNA window includes the following coding sequences:
- a CDS encoding carbohydrate ABC transporter permease: MTTSIKAADTAARNVPSTSKKQKAGDESTVSGGSKGLIYAVLVFLTVVFLGPIAFILLNSFKDRFAISTNPFALPTGELWAGLTNYVTGVQGEGFGWAIVWSFVITISSVVAVVFFSAMTAYYITRVKTWWTSALYYAFVFSMVIPFQMVMFPTVVIADRLGLANPLGMVVLYLGFGSGLSVFMFSGFIKSIPLEIEEAAHIDGCSPLTTFFRVVLPMLKPTAITVAILNAMWIWNDYLLPYLVIGLSTPYRTIPVVIQQFIGSQGDRDLGAMMAMLVLAITPIIIFYISAQKHIIEGVAAGAVKG, encoded by the coding sequence ATGACTACCAGTATTAAAGCGGCTGACACGGCGGCCCGGAACGTGCCGTCGACAAGCAAAAAGCAAAAGGCCGGGGACGAATCGACCGTGTCGGGCGGCTCCAAGGGCCTCATCTACGCGGTGCTGGTCTTCCTCACCGTCGTTTTCCTCGGTCCGATCGCGTTCATCCTGCTGAACTCGTTCAAGGACCGCTTCGCTATCTCCACGAACCCGTTCGCCCTGCCCACGGGTGAGCTGTGGGCCGGGCTGACCAACTATGTGACTGGGGTGCAAGGCGAAGGTTTCGGGTGGGCGATCGTCTGGTCCTTCGTGATCACGATCAGCTCCGTTGTCGCGGTCGTGTTCTTCTCTGCGATGACCGCGTACTACATCACGCGTGTGAAGACCTGGTGGACGAGCGCCCTCTACTACGCGTTCGTGTTCTCCATGGTCATCCCGTTCCAGATGGTCATGTTCCCGACTGTGGTCATCGCCGACCGCCTTGGTCTGGCGAACCCGCTGGGCATGGTCGTGCTCTATCTCGGGTTCGGATCCGGGCTGTCCGTGTTCATGTTCTCTGGCTTCATCAAGTCCATTCCGCTTGAGATCGAGGAAGCGGCGCATATTGACGGCTGCTCCCCGCTGACGACTTTCTTCCGCGTCGTCCTGCCCATGCTCAAGCCGACCGCGATCACCGTGGCGATCCTGAATGCGATGTGGATCTGGAACGACTACCTCCTGCCATACCTCGTGATTGGCCTGTCCACCCCGTACCGCACGATTCCGGTCGTGATCCAGCAGTTCATCGGCTCGCAAGGCGACCGCGACCTGGGCGCAATGATGGCCATGCTCGTGCTGGCGATCACCCCGATCATCATCTTCTACATCTCGGCGCAGAAGCACATTATCGAGGGCGTCGCCGCCGGTGCGGTGAAGGGCTAA